TACGAGGACCGGCGCAGCACAACGCTCTACTTTGCCGTGGCCAACTACAACGTGGACAACGTCCGCATGCTGCTGAACGCCGGCGCCGACCCCAACCTGGACGCGTTCGGGCCGCTGCTGGTGGCGGCCAGGCAAAGTTGCATCGAGAGCGTCAAGCTGCTGGTGGAACACGGCGCGGACATCAACGCCCGCATCGCCACCCACCCCACCACCTTCCCCGCCATCTTCATGTTCTCCATGAAGTACCTCCCCATGTTCAAGTACCTGCTGGACAACGGCGGCGACGCCCTCTCCTGCTTCCACTGCGTCTACGGCAACGGGCCGCACCCGCCGCTCCAAACCGGCAGGTCGCACCCGGGTCACCTGGAACACCACGAAAGACAGCGGCCGACCGGCGGCGTGACAGCAGGTGTTCAGGTGAGCTATTGACAACTCTTTAGCACTCTTCGACATTTTATTCGTATTATCATTAGAGTCCAGCGGTCCAGTAAGTATATTTGCGCTTCCTGCCAGTTCTGCGAAATGATCTCGGCGCCCAGCATCAGTCGGTGGGCGGGGCCGATCATCGACGTGCTGCTCGACTACGTGGGTCACGTGACGCTCTGCTCACGACTCATGGAGCACTTGGACAGCTACGATGACTGGAGCGTCATTAAAGACAAAGCTGGTGAGCCACCCAAAAAATGACCTGGCCCGGCCCACGACCGCtttgcgcgtgcgtgcgtgcgtgcgtttcaAGATGGGAAAGTTGCAATTAAGACAAGTTGAAGTTACCTTTCGTGGTTTTGTGCGCAGCGTTGCCGCGGCCACTTTTGCAGCTTTGTCGCATCCGGATCGTGCAGCTGGTGGGACGGCGGCGCTTGAAGAACTTGGACCTCCCTGGAAGTTTGATCCGCTTTTTGCAGCACCAGGAAGCTTATGTGGACTTGTGAGTCGGTGCACAGGTTTTCTCTTGGGAGAGCCAAAAGCGTGTCTGCGCGTGACGACAAGATTCCACGAGGATGATGGACACGGTTGAGGCGTGTCTTCGTTTGCCAGATGACATACGGCTTGTCATAGCTGTCACGTGACGGCAGCttgcttaatgctaacataacaAATAGCATCAAGTGTTGTCTGTCCTTCGAGCAACGACTACTTGACCACCAAGAGTGCAGCAACGCATGTAGACATACAGACAAGACGATATTCTTTATATTTTCTGCTGTGCTGAGAAGCAAGTCCGTCTGTCCTATACTGCCCTCGTGTGGCCAAGGCGCACATTGCAAGATGagcagtgtaaaaaaaaaaaagaaaatttagTTTAGTTTCATTGCTGtatatttgtataaattaGGATATTGCAGAGTGTTGTTTTCCTCaatacaatttcattttatttgttaactTTAAAGGATCATAAGTAAGGAGATCTATGGGAGATCTCAGTAATAGGAAGTGATGTCATCACAATAAACACAATCTTCTTTAAACACAAACTTCCTGCTCGGGGAATCTGATCTTTTTTTATCCTCATGTACATTTTGGGCCATCCCACCAAAATATACAAACATTGtaggaggcaggcaggcaggcactgGGCGCTCATCTGACGTTCTTGTAGAGGGACTTGCGGCGATACTCGGGCAGATGATGGAGGATCCAGGCTGCCGGCGCCAACATGGCCACCGTGAACACCGACATGACCAAAAAGGTTTGCTAgcggaaaaataaaaaataaacacaagcgtCCACTTGGTGCTCTGCTGCATTTTTGCCTGATGTGTCGCCACGGTAACCAACACATTGGTCTTTATGAAACAATTACACACAAATGATTCTATCATTATGTAACCATGCAGATCATTGAGTGACACATCAGCAGATTGACGCTTTGGAAATTCCTTACCCCAGCCCCGATGCGCTGCCTGGGGGGCTTGCTGAAGACCTGGGCCACGCTGACCTTCGCCAAAACCTTCTTGGGAGCGCACAGGAAACTCGCGGCCGCCGTCTTCCTCAGCGCCATGCTCACGCCAGTGCCGCTCGCCCTCGAATCAGTTAGTCTTCACTTGCTGCTTGTATACATCATTGGGGGGGAACGGCGGAAGggagggatggggggggggggtccggGTCAACAGAACAGCTGATTACATTTTGTTCACAGAAGAAAAGACCAGACGTGATGGAAACACATTTGAAGGAACACATGCCGCTGTCAACAGCACACGTACACAAACGCACAACAGGGTTAAGATCATTTGGGATTTTGCTTCTGGACTGacctttgtgttttaaattcatttaatttcagtATATACTTAATTCCTTTAGTATGTTTCTTAGCTGTCAATACAGACGTCGCTTCCCGTTTGCTGGCACCTTTTGAAGGCAAAAACGCAGCAAAATCCAAAAAGCGTGGACGGCTTTTATTTGGCAGTGAaaaggaagaagagaaaatgtgTTGATGTCGTTAAAAAGAGCAAGTGCGGGCAAAAGGTCAAAGGGGTCATGCGCAGTGGAAGCGGGCGTCCGCTTGTCTTCTTTTGCGACTTTGCTGCCGCTCAAAGAACTGACGGATGTCCTCGGAGGTGACCACCTAGGACACAGAAAATCCGCGTCAAGTCTTACTTTTATCCCAACGCAATTCTCAAGTGAAACGAAACGCCGGTGCACACCTTTCCTTCGGAGGCAAATCTTTGCAGGAAGTCCTTCAGCTCGCTTTTCATGTCGTTGTAACCTGCCAGGAAGCACGACACGACGGCGTCAGCGCGCCGGttggccggcggcggcggcacttTGCGGGCTTTACCGTGGATGATCTCCAGCTGCTGCACGCGGTTGAGGTTGTCCAGCGCCGACATGAGCGGGTCGTGAGCCGGCGCTCTGCCTTCCTCGCGCTTGCCTTTATTCTCGTAGGCCAGGACCGTGTCCGACTCGTCCGTCAGGAAGGAGAGCCCCGCCTCCGTCAGCCTCACCTGAACACACGGCCAGACGTGTGAGCGCGTACCCTCGCCAACAAGAAGCGGCCCTGCTCGCACCTGACAGGCGTGGCACCGGCACAGCTTGGATCGCCACCCCGAAGGCCAAAAGACAGCTCCGGAGCGGGCCCGCTTGACGCCGGTGGCCTCCAGCTCCTTCAGTTTGCAAGTTGGCTCGACCCCGTCCTCCGGACGAGATCGCTTACTGCTCGGTTCGCCGGCCTCGTCCGCAACGGCGTCGGCGCCCTTCTCCTTCGCCACCTCCGGCTCAAGCGCCTGACCTGGAACTGGATCAGAGGCGGGTTAGCTGGGCGCAATCTTGGAATCCtcaaagaaagtcaaatttcAGCCGCGGCACGCACCTGCCAGCTGAGCGGCGTAGCTCCACAAGAACTCGTTTGCGTTCATACACGACTCGCAGATCATCTCTTGCAGCTCCACGCAATCTGGAACTTCGCAGCCCAGGTGCTGAACACGCACAACAGTTAGTACACGTGTGTAGCAGGCTGTCAGGTCCACAAGATCTTACCCGGCCGTGTAGCCAGTcctcacacaacacacactggaTCATTTCGTCCTCAACCTGACAAGAGAAGCGACCAGAAAGTAagcaaagttgtttttgtgtgtgtgcaggctgACATGAGTGTCACCTGGTCTTCTGGGTCCGGATACGGCCGGCGGCAAGTGCAGTACTCTCCGAAGAAGTTGTGACTGTATTTATTCAAGCTGTTGACGTCATCCTTGTCCTAGCTCACGTAACAAACACACGATCAGCATATTGGAGGACGAGCGTGAGAGGGGGGGACCAAAAGCGTTTCGTGACTCACGTGAAAGAGTTTACATGGCGCGTCCACAAACTTGCCATTTCCGCAGTCACAGCGGAAATTCCTGAACAGAACATGGACATGGTCTTCAGTGTTCCGCCAAGCGAGTGGCTTTAAGGTTTGGTCACCTTTTAGTGTAGAGCTCAAACAGGTTGTGACCTTCGTGACACTTGTAGGAACACGCCAAACACACGCCAGCTGCTTGTCCTCCTTTCGGGGTGCATGTGCTGCAAGCGTACAGGGCCTGACGCTTCACAtagccctgcacacacacacacgccaagCTTTTCAAGTCACGAGAACAGGGAAGGGATCAATTGCATCCATATTTCAGGACAAGACTGCATCCTTGTTGGATTGCGCCAACGTGACGTTTGCTACACATTACCTGAGGATACGAGCAGTGGTCCGAGTCACTTCCAGCCAACACGGCGGACGCTTCTTCTTCCAGCTCTTCATCTTCCTGCAGGACGTCCACCAGAGAAACGGTCTGCTCCTCTGACATTTCGGCCACCTTGTTTTCGAGTGGAGaatttgagaagaaaaaaaaagatgtgacaAATCTAGAAGATGCTCCAGCGAGGTCGCAGCTTCTACTCTCAACTCGTTACTACTCTGTCCAACATTTTGTTGTTCCGTCATCTTGATCACATGCATGTTTACGCTCTGCAAATTGCAATACCAGAACGATCGGAATGACTAAATCTTTGAATATTATACGGATCGAAATAAAGCACCCTAGTCGTAGTTACGATGTCAAGCAACATGCACTCGATAGTGTACGCGCCGCTAGTTAGTTAGCTTCCCAGTGAACGATCAAGCTGCATGAGCTAAAACGGCCATAATAGAATATAAAAATGGTCTTACCGATGGAAGTCTGGTGTTAGAAGTAACAGTGAATCAGTGCGACAAAACAATCGCTCATTTGTCCTGCGAGATTCGCACACGGAGGAAATGTGCTGTCCGacagtgttggctcgtgagtgaacgattcgttcaaaagaacgaattccttttcagtgaacgagagtgaacgaatcacttcctaaagttcttttttcagttcatatgacttcaaccagtaggtgtcgggaatgcgcattgaagctggtgccggTACACCATATGAAGTAAATtacgggctttttttttttttacctcatctAATACGTATCAAGCATACGAGCTGGTGTTTTAGAAcagtttgaacgaatcttttgagtgaattgattcaGTTCACCAAAGCGGTCGCTTCCGCCATAGACATTACTTGTAGCTAGATTTAAGGTTTCACGACGTACGCCATGTTGGATGTCTCAATGTTGCTTCGTAAGCCCGTCGAGGCAAAAATGTTTACATACATGTGCTGCAAGCCTGTATGGTGATATTATGAATGTGTTGCTGAATACAAAATTGAAATTCTAAATGAGTATCAAACATGCTGTCTGAGAGTCGCTCGGGCATGGTTTGTGTATATTTGATGTCTATGATATGCCGAGTTCCGGTGACAACATCCGGTTTACTCCCGCAATTTAATTTGGCGAaatataaatgtttgtttacagatgataataataaatattgaatttagAACGAGTTATAAATATGAAACGGGGCGTGAAATTTTACGTTGTGAACTTTACGAATACTGTACGTAATACTATGCGTGATGACGTAGCCAAGATGGCAGCTACCGCAATTACAGCAGAGCTGAAATTCAGAGACGGTCGAGCTCATAAAGTGGAACAAATAAACGTCCCAGTCGAGAACACGCTCCCGTCTTTAATCACAGGGCTTCACAAAATGAGCGAGAACGTCTCACGGATTCTCAGCGAGCTCGTAGACAAGGAAAAACTCGCTGCAGGCTGCGCAGCTGGTAAGCACCCAGAACGCAAACTGCTCCGTTTTCACAACACCAAATGACAATAAG
The Syngnathus acus chromosome 24, fSynAcu1.2, whole genome shotgun sequence genome window above contains:
- the LOC119117658 gene encoding putative E3 ubiquitin-protein ligase UBR7, with the protein product MSEEQTVSLVDVLQEDEELEEEASAVLAGSDSDHCSYPQGYVKRQALYACSTCTPKGGQAAGVCLACSYKCHEGHNLFELYTKRNFRCDCGNGKFVDAPCKLFHDKDDVNSLNKYSHNFFGEYCTCRRPYPDPEDQVEDEMIQCVLCEDWLHGRHLGCEVPDCVELQEMICESCMNANEFLWSYAAQLAVPGQALEPEVAKEKGADAVADEAGEPSSKRSRPEDGVEPTCKLKELEATGVKRARSGAVFWPSGWRSKLCRCHACQVRLTEAGLSFLTDESDTVLAYENKGKREEGRAPAHDPLMSALDNLNRVQQLEIIHGYNDMKSELKDFLQRFASEGKVVTSEDIRQFFERQQSRKRRQADARFHCA